In Pleomorphomonas sp. T1.2MG-36, one genomic interval encodes:
- the rbfA gene encoding 30S ribosome-binding factor RbfA has protein sequence MVQYGQNQGQARTPSQRQLRVGELVRHSLAEILARGELMDDEVVRLMITVPEVRVSPDLRNATVYITPLGGGDPKKAEKAMTRNARWLRGQVAHRINLKFAPELVFRYDDRFDETAHIDALLHSPDVARDLDEADRPHDDQGKDD, from the coding sequence ATGGTCCAGTACGGACAAAACCAGGGGCAGGCCCGTACCCCCTCCCAACGCCAGCTTCGCGTCGGCGAACTGGTTCGTCACTCTCTCGCCGAGATACTGGCGCGCGGCGAACTGATGGACGACGAAGTGGTCCGTTTGATGATCACCGTGCCGGAGGTGCGCGTCAGTCCCGACCTCCGCAACGCGACCGTCTACATCACGCCGCTTGGCGGCGGCGACCCGAAGAAGGCCGAAAAGGCGATGACCCGCAACGCCCGCTGGCTGCGCGGCCAGGTGGCGCACCGCATCAATCTCAAGTTCGCGCCTGAACTCGTCTTCCGTTACGACGACCGCTTCGACGAAACCGCCCACATCGATGCGTTGTTGCACTCGCCCGACGTGGCGCGGGACCTCGACGAGGCCGATCGCCCCCACGACGACCAAGGCAAGGACGACTGA
- a CDS encoding glutathione S-transferase family protein, with protein sequence MTDDRITFHYAPQSRAFGTRVLLEELGAPYDLHVLDIRTGEQLKPDYLAVNPMGKVPAISHRGVVVTEQAAVALYLGDLFSGAGMAPTVDDPRRGAYLRWMVFYGSSFEPALVDHAMKRPPLPRNNAPYADYETVVAIVNEQVRRASPFWLGEQFSVADVLWGSALLWVTSFGIFEKTPEVAAYVERVTSRPAFRKAQADEAALIAARDSAS encoded by the coding sequence ATGACCGACGACCGCATCACGTTTCATTACGCACCCCAAAGCCGAGCCTTTGGAACCAGAGTTCTTCTCGAAGAGCTCGGCGCGCCCTATGATCTTCATGTCCTGGATATCCGGACCGGCGAGCAGCTGAAGCCGGACTATCTTGCCGTGAATCCGATGGGCAAGGTACCGGCCATCAGCCACAGGGGCGTCGTCGTGACGGAGCAGGCGGCCGTCGCTCTCTATCTCGGCGACCTGTTCTCCGGTGCGGGAATGGCGCCGACCGTCGACGACCCGCGTCGCGGTGCCTATCTGCGCTGGATGGTGTTCTACGGTTCCAGCTTCGAGCCGGCACTGGTGGACCACGCCATGAAGCGGCCGCCGCTGCCGCGCAACAACGCTCCCTATGCCGACTACGAGACCGTGGTCGCCATCGTCAACGAGCAGGTCAGGCGCGCGTCGCCCTTCTGGCTCGGCGAGCAGTTCTCGGTGGCCGATGTGCTGTGGGGCTCGGCGCTCCTCTGGGTCACCAGCTTCGGCATCTTCGAGAAGACGCCCGAAGTGGCCGCCTATGTCGAACGGGTGACCAGCCGGCCCGCATTCCGGAAGGCGCAGGCGGACGAAGCAGCGTTGATCGCCGCCCGCGACAGCGCAAGCTGA
- a CDS encoding EamA family transporter: MSLGVFAAVLAAALVHAGWNVLVKGAADKLAMTVSVALGAAIVAASILPFLPLPAPDSWPFLGASVLLQSVYYLLIARAYRIADMSLAYPLMRGAAPLVVALSGALVFGETLRSGQWMAIGLISAGIGALALGAFRQPLGAAGGITALCNAMIIASYTLVDASGVRLSGAPVAYALLLAVLTGVVTLALVFAGRARPRLDGRTLGLGLVGGAATTLSYGVALWAMTRAPVAPVAALRETSIVFALVLSHLVFGEKVGGRRIAAALLVMAGVGALRLF, translated from the coding sequence ATGTCGCTCGGCGTCTTCGCAGCCGTTCTGGCCGCAGCCTTGGTCCATGCTGGCTGGAACGTTCTCGTCAAGGGCGCCGCCGATAAGCTCGCCATGACGGTGTCCGTTGCACTCGGCGCCGCGATCGTCGCCGCCTCGATCCTTCCGTTTCTGCCGCTGCCGGCGCCGGACAGCTGGCCGTTTCTGGGCGCTTCGGTGCTTCTCCAAAGCGTCTACTACCTGCTGATCGCCCGGGCCTATCGCATCGCCGACATGAGTCTCGCCTACCCCCTGATGCGTGGTGCGGCTCCGCTTGTGGTGGCCCTGTCCGGCGCTCTGGTCTTCGGCGAAACCCTGAGGAGCGGGCAGTGGATGGCCATCGGGCTGATCTCCGCCGGTATCGGGGCACTCGCTCTCGGGGCGTTTCGCCAGCCATTGGGCGCTGCCGGAGGCATTACCGCGCTTTGCAACGCCATGATCATTGCTTCCTATACCCTGGTGGATGCGAGCGGCGTACGCCTTTCCGGCGCGCCGGTGGCCTACGCGTTGCTGCTGGCCGTGCTGACGGGTGTGGTCACCCTGGCCTTGGTTTTCGCCGGGCGCGCGCGGCCGCGACTCGACGGACGCACGTTGGGCCTGGGGCTTGTCGGCGGTGCGGCGACGACACTTTCCTACGGCGTCGCCCTTTGGGCGATGACGCGAGCGCCCGTTGCGCCGGTTGCCGCGCTGCGCGAGACGTCGATCGTCTTTGCACTTGTGCTGTCGCACTTGGTTTTCGGCGAAAAGGTTGGCGGGCGGCGCATCGCCGCCGCCCTGCTGGTGATGGCTGGCGTGGGTGCCCTCCGCCTCTTCTGA
- the truB gene encoding tRNA pseudouridine(55) synthase TruB, whose protein sequence is MSAVSSAASGSTPGRRTQESGMARKKKGTVHGWVVLDKPYGMTSTQAVGAMKRIFGTPKAGHAGTLDPLASGMLPIALGEATKTVPYVMDGDKFYRFTVRWGAETSTDDAEGEVVRASDHRPTAEDIDAVLNEFEGEILQTPPAFSAIKVDGERAYDLARAGETVELEARPVTVHRLDLIDCPDADTAIFEAECGKGTYVRAIARDMGRRLGTAGHVIELRRLAVGPFGEEDMVSLDALQAALEADGDALSLLTPIEAALANLPQLDVTSDQAVRLRNGNPVLLRGRDAPVEEDAVGVFERGRLMAIAKVEHGELKPVRLILPD, encoded by the coding sequence ATGTCCGCCGTCTCTTCCGCCGCTTCGGGTTCCACCCCCGGCCGGCGTACGCAGGAATCAGGTATGGCTCGCAAGAAAAAAGGCACGGTCCACGGCTGGGTGGTGCTCGACAAGCCCTATGGCATGACGTCGACGCAGGCGGTAGGCGCCATGAAGCGCATCTTCGGCACGCCCAAGGCGGGACATGCTGGCACGCTCGACCCGCTCGCGTCCGGCATGCTGCCGATCGCCCTGGGCGAGGCGACCAAGACCGTGCCCTACGTGATGGACGGCGACAAGTTCTACCGCTTCACCGTACGTTGGGGCGCGGAAACCTCGACCGACGACGCCGAGGGCGAGGTGGTGCGGGCGTCCGATCATCGGCCGACAGCCGAGGACATCGACGCCGTGCTCAACGAGTTCGAGGGCGAGATTCTCCAGACGCCCCCTGCTTTCTCGGCGATCAAGGTCGACGGCGAGCGCGCCTATGACCTCGCCCGCGCCGGCGAAACCGTCGAGCTGGAAGCGAGACCGGTCACTGTTCACCGACTCGATCTGATCGACTGCCCCGATGCGGATACCGCCATCTTCGAGGCCGAGTGCGGCAAGGGAACCTACGTTCGCGCCATCGCCCGAGACATGGGGCGACGGCTCGGTACGGCCGGCCATGTCATCGAACTCCGGCGGCTCGCCGTCGGACCGTTCGGTGAAGAAGACATGGTCAGCCTCGATGCGTTGCAGGCGGCGCTCGAGGCGGACGGCGACGCGCTGTCTTTATTGACGCCGATCGAGGCTGCTCTCGCCAACCTGCCGCAGCTCGACGTGACCTCCGACCAGGCTGTCCGGCTCAGGAATGGAAATCCGGTTCTACTGCGCGGCCGTGACGCGCCGGTCGAAGAGGACGCCGTCGGCGTGTTCGAGCGTGGCCGGCTGATGGCGATCGCCAAAGTGGAGCATGGCGAGCTGAAACCGGTCCGCCTGATCCTGCCGGATTGA
- the rpsO gene encoding 30S ribosomal protein S15 yields the protein MSITAERKAALIKEYATLEGDTGSPEVQVAILSERIANLTEHFKSHAKDNHSRRGLLKLVSQRRQLLDYLKRKDVSRYTALISRLGLRR from the coding sequence ATGTCGATCACTGCCGAGCGCAAGGCCGCTCTCATCAAGGAATACGCGACCCTCGAGGGCGACACCGGTTCGCCGGAAGTCCAGGTGGCGATCCTTTCCGAGCGCATCGCCAACCTCACCGAGCACTTCAAGAGCCACGCCAAGGACAACCACTCCCGCCGCGGCCTTCTGAAGCTGGTGAGCCAGCGTCGTCAGCTTCTGGACTACCTGAAGCGCAAGGACGTCTCGCGTTATACCGCGCTGATCAGCCGCCTCGGCCTGCGCCGCTGA
- the pnp gene encoding polyribonucleotide nucleotidyltransferase, giving the protein MFDIQKVEIDWAGQKLTLETGRVARQADGAVLATLGETSVLATVVSAKQPKPGQDFFPLTVNYEEKAFAAGKIPGGYFKREGRPAEHEVLTSRLIDRPIRPLFPDGYKCDTQVIVTVLSHDMVNAPDILALVAASAALTISGVPFMGPVGAARVGLIEGAYVLNPPVDKMVDSKLDLVVAGTGDAVLMVESEAQELDEDTMLGAVMFGHRGFQPVIDAIIRLAERAAKEPREFAAPDVSEIEAAVLAIAEADLRAAYKITAKQERYVAVDAARAKVMAELFPEGAEPKFDKEKVATVFHDLQAKIVRWNVLDTGLRIDGRDTKTVRPIVAEVGVLPRAHGSALFTRGETQALVVATLGTGEDEQYIETLEGTRKERFLLHYNFPPFSVGETGRMGSPGRREIGHGKLAWRAIHPELPAHHEFPYTIRVVSEITESNGSSSMATVCGSSLALMDAGVPLKAPTAGIAMGLIKEGDRFAVLSDILGDEDHLGDMDFKVAGTAAGITSLQMDIKITGITEEIMKVALAQAKGGREHILGEMSKALTGARSSIGEHAPRIEVMKINPDKIREVIGSGGKVIREIVEKTGAKIDIQDDGTVKFASSDLKAITAAMNWVKGIAAEPEIGAIYEGTVVKCVDFGAFVNFFGTRDGLVHVSQLAPQRVQNVKDVVKEGDKVWVKLMGFDERGKVRLSMKVVDQTTGQEIKQEEKAEPKDE; this is encoded by the coding sequence ATGTTCGATATTCAGAAAGTCGAGATCGACTGGGCCGGCCAGAAGCTGACCCTCGAGACGGGCCGTGTTGCTCGCCAGGCCGATGGCGCGGTGCTCGCGACGCTCGGCGAAACGTCGGTCCTCGCCACCGTGGTCTCGGCCAAGCAGCCGAAGCCCGGCCAGGACTTCTTCCCGCTGACCGTCAATTACGAAGAGAAGGCCTTCGCGGCCGGCAAGATCCCCGGCGGCTATTTCAAGCGCGAAGGCCGTCCGGCCGAGCACGAAGTGCTCACCTCGCGCCTGATCGATCGCCCGATCCGCCCGCTGTTCCCCGATGGCTACAAGTGCGACACCCAGGTGATCGTCACCGTGCTCAGCCATGACATGGTGAACGCTCCCGACATCCTCGCCCTGGTCGCCGCTTCGGCTGCCCTTACGATCTCCGGTGTGCCCTTCATGGGCCCGGTCGGCGCTGCCCGCGTCGGTCTGATCGAAGGCGCCTACGTGCTCAATCCGCCGGTCGACAAGATGGTCGATTCGAAGCTCGACCTCGTGGTCGCCGGCACCGGCGATGCCGTGCTGATGGTCGAGTCCGAGGCCCAGGAGCTCGACGAAGACACCATGCTCGGCGCCGTGATGTTCGGTCATCGTGGCTTCCAGCCGGTGATCGACGCCATCATCCGTCTGGCCGAGCGCGCCGCCAAGGAGCCGCGCGAGTTCGCCGCCCCCGACGTGTCGGAGATCGAGGCGGCGGTTCTCGCCATTGCCGAGGCCGACCTGCGGGCTGCCTACAAGATCACCGCCAAGCAGGAGCGCTATGTCGCCGTTGACGCCGCCCGCGCCAAGGTGATGGCCGAGCTGTTCCCCGAGGGCGCCGAGCCGAAGTTCGACAAAGAAAAGGTCGCCACCGTCTTCCACGACCTGCAGGCGAAGATCGTCCGCTGGAACGTGCTCGACACCGGCCTGCGCATCGACGGCCGCGACACCAAGACCGTCCGCCCGATCGTGGCCGAAGTCGGCGTGCTGCCGCGCGCCCACGGCTCGGCGCTGTTCACCCGCGGCGAGACGCAGGCCCTCGTGGTTGCCACTCTCGGCACCGGCGAAGACGAGCAGTATATCGAGACGCTGGAAGGCACCCGCAAGGAACGCTTCCTGCTGCACTACAACTTCCCGCCCTTCTCGGTCGGTGAAACCGGCCGCATGGGCTCGCCCGGCCGCCGCGAGATCGGCCACGGCAAGCTTGCCTGGCGCGCCATCCATCCGGAGCTGCCGGCTCATCACGAGTTCCCCTACACCATCCGCGTGGTGTCGGAGATCACCGAGTCGAACGGTTCGTCGTCGATGGCCACCGTCTGCGGTTCCTCGCTGGCCCTCATGGACGCCGGCGTGCCGCTGAAGGCGCCGACCGCCGGCATCGCCATGGGTCTCATCAAGGAAGGCGATCGCTTCGCGGTGCTGTCCGACATCCTGGGTGACGAGGACCATCTCGGCGACATGGACTTCAAGGTGGCCGGTACGGCAGCGGGCATCACCTCGCTGCAGATGGACATCAAGATCACCGGCATCACCGAAGAGATCATGAAGGTCGCCCTGGCCCAGGCCAAGGGTGGTCGCGAGCATATCCTCGGCGAGATGTCCAAGGCGCTGACCGGCGCCCGCTCCTCGATCGGCGAGCATGCCCCGCGTATCGAAGTGATGAAGATCAACCCCGACAAGATCCGCGAAGTGATCGGTTCGGGCGGCAAGGTCATCCGCGAGATCGTCGAGAAGACCGGCGCCAAGATCGACATCCAGGACGACGGCACCGTCAAGTTCGCTTCGTCCGACCTCAAGGCGATCACCGCCGCCATGAACTGGGTGAAGGGTATCGCCGCTGAGCCGGAGATCGGCGCCATCTACGAAGGCACCGTTGTGAAGTGCGTCGACTTCGGCGCCTTCGTCAACTTCTTCGGCACCCGCGACGGCCTCGTCCACGTGTCCCAGCTCGCTCCGCAGCGCGTCCAGAACGTCAAGGACGTCGTCAAGGAAGGCGACAAGGTGTGGGTCAAGCTGATGGGCTTCGACGAGCGCGGCAAGGTTCGCCTGTCGATGAAGGTCGTCGACCAGACCACCGGCCAGGAGATCAAGCAGGAAGAGAAGGCCGAGCCCAAGGACGAGTGA
- a CDS encoding ABC transporter permease translates to MSTVLDIVASAGLWAAVLRIATPLIFGTLGALLCERAGVLNLGIEGIMTFGAMIGWLAVYHGADLWTGLLVAAIAGAAFGLLHASLTVTLGLSQHVSGLGVTLFASSFSYYLFRLIVPLAGSPPTIEPFAPVNVPVLAEIPFVGPVLSTQTPPTYLALLLSLVLAYVVFRTPLGLAIRMTGENPHAAEAQGVNPMAVRYGAVIAGSALMAVGGAFLTLSAFNSFFPTMVQGRGWICIALVVFASWRPGRALFGALLFAFFDAFQLRLQTAVDGVPYQVFLMTPYILSIAALCVMARRARVPQALMQPYRRGER, encoded by the coding sequence ATGAGCACCGTTCTCGATATCGTCGCCTCGGCCGGCCTCTGGGCGGCGGTGCTTCGGATCGCCACGCCATTGATCTTCGGCACGCTCGGGGCCTTGCTTTGCGAGCGGGCAGGCGTGCTCAACCTCGGCATCGAAGGCATCATGACTTTCGGCGCCATGATCGGCTGGCTCGCCGTCTACCACGGCGCCGATCTCTGGACGGGACTTCTGGTCGCCGCGATCGCCGGCGCCGCCTTCGGTCTGCTTCATGCGTCGCTCACCGTGACGCTTGGGCTTTCCCAGCACGTGTCGGGCCTGGGCGTCACGCTGTTCGCCTCGAGCTTCAGCTACTATCTCTTTCGCCTGATCGTGCCGCTCGCCGGTAGCCCTCCGACCATCGAGCCTTTCGCGCCCGTCAACGTGCCTGTCCTGGCCGAGATCCCTTTCGTCGGCCCCGTGCTGTCGACCCAGACGCCGCCGACCTATCTTGCCCTGCTGCTGTCGCTTGTTCTGGCCTATGTCGTCTTTCGAACGCCGCTTGGCCTTGCCATCCGCATGACCGGCGAAAACCCGCACGCCGCCGAGGCACAGGGTGTCAACCCCATGGCGGTGCGCTATGGCGCGGTCATCGCCGGATCGGCGCTGATGGCGGTGGGAGGAGCCTTCCTCACGCTGTCGGCCTTCAACAGTTTTTTCCCGACTATGGTGCAGGGGCGCGGCTGGATCTGCATCGCCCTCGTCGTCTTCGCCTCATGGCGGCCGGGACGGGCCTTGTTTGGTGCGCTGCTGTTCGCCTTCTTCGATGCGTTTCAGCTGCGTCTGCAGACTGCGGTCGATGGGGTACCTTACCAAGTGTTCCTGATGACGCCCTACATCCTGTCGATCGCTGCCCTGTGCGTCATGGCGCGGCGCGCGCGCGTTCCGCAGGCGCTGATGCAGCCCTACAGGCGCGGCGAGCGCTGA
- a CDS encoding ABC transporter permease, which translates to MRFERREHRPLALIILTPLLAIVAALALSGLLIAAAGAPVLEAYWRILVGAFGSRLSATETLTRATPLMLTGLAAAVAFRARVWNIGGEGQFYLGAIAVAAVGSQFLVGAPGYLSIPLLLVVGAIAGMVLLIVPLWLRLRFSVDEVVTSLLLNFVAVLLVSMLIDGPLKDPLAFGWPQSQSVPDVAMLPKLVARSRLHWGFGIAVALAFVVHFVQSRTVFGLKSRAAGLSPEGAVFAGVPLARTLFFVACLSGGLAGLAGAVEVMGVKGYVTTDLSPGFGYSGIVVAMLAGLHPLGVVLAALFTATMFVGADGMSRALKIPTYIADVTVALSLITMLVAVFFAQYRIRR; encoded by the coding sequence ATGCGCTTCGAACGCCGCGAGCATCGCCCGCTCGCCTTGATCATCCTGACGCCGCTTCTCGCCATCGTAGCCGCCCTGGCCCTCTCCGGCCTGTTGATCGCCGCTGCCGGTGCTCCGGTTCTTGAAGCCTACTGGCGCATCCTTGTCGGAGCCTTCGGCTCCCGCCTGTCGGCCACCGAGACCCTGACGCGAGCGACGCCGCTGATGCTCACCGGTCTCGCCGCCGCCGTCGCCTTCCGGGCCCGCGTCTGGAACATCGGCGGTGAGGGGCAATTCTATCTGGGCGCTATCGCCGTGGCGGCGGTCGGATCCCAGTTTTTGGTCGGCGCGCCCGGTTATCTGTCGATCCCCCTGCTGCTGGTCGTCGGAGCCATTGCCGGTATGGTGCTCCTGATCGTCCCGTTATGGCTGCGACTGAGATTTTCCGTCGACGAGGTGGTGACGAGCCTGCTGCTCAACTTCGTCGCCGTGCTCCTGGTTTCCATGCTGATCGACGGGCCGCTCAAGGACCCCCTGGCCTTCGGCTGGCCGCAAAGTCAGTCGGTGCCCGACGTGGCAATGCTGCCCAAGCTGGTGGCCCGCTCGCGCCTGCACTGGGGCTTCGGCATCGCTGTCGCCCTCGCCTTTGTCGTCCACTTCGTACAGAGCCGCACGGTGTTCGGCCTGAAATCGCGCGCCGCCGGCCTCAGTCCCGAAGGCGCCGTCTTTGCCGGCGTGCCGCTCGCCAGAACGCTGTTCTTCGTTGCCTGCCTCTCAGGAGGTCTCGCCGGCCTCGCCGGGGCCGTCGAAGTCATGGGCGTCAAGGGCTACGTCACCACTGACCTGTCGCCCGGCTTCGGCTATTCGGGCATCGTCGTCGCCATGCTGGCTGGGCTCCATCCCCTAGGCGTCGTGCTGGCAGCGTTGTTCACGGCCACCATGTTCGTCGGTGCCGATGGCATGAGCCGGGCGTTGAAAATCCCGACCTACATTGCCGACGTCACCGTCGCACTGTCGTTGATCACCATGCTGGTGGCGGTGTTTTTCGCCCAGTACAGGATACGCCGATGA
- a CDS encoding ABC transporter ATP-binding protein, which produces MTETVLEIDRVSKSFGDNKANDAISMTLARGEIVALLGENGAGKTTLMSILFGHYTPDEGRIRIAGADLPPGRPRAAIHAGIGMVHQHFSLAPNLTVLENVMTGTEKLWSLRSETGRARAKLTALAERFGLVVDPDARLGDLSVGEQQRVEILKALYNDARILILDEPTAVLTNLEAETLFVTLKEMARQGLSLIFISHKLDEVMAAADRVVVLRGGKVVAECRAAETSKAELAELMVGHRVARPVRDAHERGAPVLEAAAVSVRIDGVDRLKEVSFRLHAGEVLGIIGVSGNGQAALAGLLSGTLARSSGDILLYGEAIGDLSVADTVASGIGRIPEDRTREGAIGEMAVWENAVLERIDEPRFSRHGLVDRSAAVAFAETIVSDFDVRGGGPYTRTRLLSGGNMQKLILGRNLAERPRILIAAQPARGLDEGAVAAVHARILDARKAGTAVLLISEDLDEVIGLADRIQAIVGGRLSPPVSAGEVDARALGLMMAGAWKKEAA; this is translated from the coding sequence ATGACCGAAACCGTTCTCGAAATCGATCGCGTCAGCAAGAGCTTCGGCGACAACAAGGCCAACGACGCCATCTCGATGACGTTGGCGCGGGGCGAGATCGTGGCGCTTCTCGGCGAGAACGGCGCCGGCAAGACCACGCTCATGAGTATCCTGTTCGGTCACTACACGCCCGACGAGGGACGCATCCGCATCGCCGGAGCCGATCTGCCTCCGGGGCGTCCGCGCGCCGCCATCCATGCCGGCATCGGCATGGTGCATCAGCATTTCTCTCTGGCGCCCAATCTGACCGTGCTGGAAAACGTCATGACCGGCACCGAGAAGCTGTGGTCCCTCCGCTCCGAAACCGGCCGGGCCAGAGCCAAGCTGACGGCACTCGCCGAACGCTTCGGCCTTGTCGTCGATCCCGATGCCCGTCTCGGCGATCTTTCGGTCGGTGAGCAGCAGCGCGTCGAGATCCTGAAGGCGCTCTACAACGACGCGCGCATCCTGATCCTCGACGAGCCGACGGCGGTCCTGACCAATCTCGAAGCCGAGACGCTGTTCGTCACGCTGAAGGAGATGGCGCGGCAGGGCCTGTCGCTGATCTTCATTTCGCACAAGCTCGATGAAGTGATGGCCGCCGCCGACAGGGTCGTCGTGCTGCGCGGCGGCAAGGTGGTGGCGGAGTGTCGGGCGGCCGAGACATCGAAGGCCGAGCTGGCCGAACTGATGGTCGGCCACAGGGTCGCCCGGCCTGTGCGCGACGCGCACGAGCGTGGCGCTCCGGTGCTGGAGGCGGCGGCCGTTTCTGTTCGTATCGACGGCGTCGATCGCTTGAAGGAGGTCAGCTTTCGACTGCATGCCGGCGAAGTCCTCGGCATCATCGGCGTGTCCGGCAACGGTCAGGCGGCGCTTGCCGGCCTTCTGTCCGGCACGCTCGCCCGCAGTTCGGGTGACATCCTGCTCTATGGAGAAGCGATTGGCGATCTTTCGGTGGCCGATACGGTAGCCTCGGGCATCGGACGCATTCCCGAAGATCGCACGCGCGAGGGGGCGATCGGCGAGATGGCGGTCTGGGAGAATGCGGTGCTGGAACGCATCGACGAACCGCGCTTCTCGCGGCACGGGCTCGTCGACCGCAGCGCTGCCGTCGCCTTTGCTGAGACCATCGTCAGTGATTTCGACGTACGCGGCGGCGGGCCCTACACCCGCACACGCCTTCTGTCGGGCGGCAACATGCAGAAGCTCATTCTCGGCAGAAACCTGGCCGAACGGCCGCGCATTCTGATTGCCGCCCAGCCGGCGCGGGGTCTCGACGAAGGCGCCGTCGCCGCCGTTCATGCCCGTATCCTCGATGCCAGAAAGGCCGGAACCGCCGTGCTTCTCATTTCCGAAGACCTAGATGAGGTGATCGGGCTCGCCGATCGCATCCAGGCCATCGTCGGCGGCCGCCTTTCGCCACCGGTCTCGGCCGGCGAGGTGGATGCGCGCGCGCTCGGCCTGATGATGGCCGGCGCCTGGAAGAAAGAGGCGGCCTGA
- a CDS encoding amidase, whose product MKDDAIALAGAIRDGRLTAGEAMAASLAAAASRADLGALCHVDDDLGRRQADAADAERRTDVDRFAARPFCGVPTLAKDLGGPFAGLPVVAGSRLFSRLRPDAPDSDLANRFRAAGLLPFGLTTAPEFGLALASEPAIGPIARNPLDLALTPGGSSGGAAAAVAAGIVAVAHATDAGGSIRVPAACCGLVGLKPSRGVMPAGPAFGNHLGGIASELCVSRSVRDSAALLASVSGKTRGPFADVVLAEPRTEPLTIGVLCETGSDHPTTAERSATIESAARFLEARGHRLVPLAWSDVSTMAKASASLFYDLISTNLAALSETPGLDISLAEPVTQAFAARGRALSATDLWRSQTAGVLVSRNLWRLFDRIDVLLAPMLASPPPPIGSSPFDHRDTDLHLNRMVSLAPLATLANISGFPALTLPFGADADGLPLPVQMFAPLGADRQLLTLGATLEADGRWQHAFPVAGLPS is encoded by the coding sequence ATGAAAGACGATGCGATAGCGCTGGCCGGGGCGATCCGTGACGGTCGCCTCACTGCCGGCGAGGCCATGGCGGCTTCTCTCGCCGCTGCCGCATCGCGCGCCGATCTCGGCGCGCTCTGCCATGTCGATGATGACCTCGGCCGGCGGCAGGCCGATGCCGCCGACGCCGAACGGCGTACCGATGTCGATCGCTTCGCCGCGCGTCCGTTCTGTGGTGTCCCGACGCTGGCCAAGGATCTCGGTGGACCGTTTGCCGGCCTGCCGGTCGTTGCCGGGTCGCGATTGTTCTCAAGGCTCAGGCCCGATGCGCCCGACTCCGATCTGGCGAACCGGTTCCGCGCCGCCGGCCTGCTGCCTTTCGGCCTCACCACCGCGCCGGAGTTCGGCCTGGCGCTGGCGAGCGAGCCGGCAATCGGTCCGATCGCCCGCAACCCGCTCGACCTCGCCCTGACGCCCGGCGGCTCATCGGGCGGCGCGGCGGCGGCCGTCGCCGCGGGCATCGTCGCCGTCGCGCACGCCACCGATGCGGGGGGATCCATTCGGGTCCCGGCCGCCTGCTGCGGTCTCGTCGGCCTCAAGCCGAGCCGGGGCGTGATGCCCGCCGGCCCCGCCTTCGGTAACCACCTGGGCGGTATCGCCTCGGAACTCTGTGTGTCGCGCAGCGTTCGCGATAGTGCTGCCTTGCTGGCGTCAGTCAGCGGCAAGACGCGCGGCCCCTTTGCCGACGTTGTGCTTGCCGAGCCAAGGACGGAACCGCTCACCATCGGCGTCCTGTGCGAGACGGGTTCAGATCATCCCACGACAGCCGAACGGTCCGCCACCATCGAGTCGGCCGCTCGTTTCCTCGAAGCTCGTGGCCACCGGCTCGTACCTCTCGCCTGGTCGGATGTCTCGACCATGGCGAAAGCCTCGGCCAGTCTCTTCTACGATTTGATCTCGACCAATCTCGCAGCCCTCTCCGAGACGCCGGGCCTCGACATCTCGCTTGCCGAACCCGTCACCCAGGCGTTCGCTGCGCGGGGCAGGGCACTTTCCGCCACCGACCTCTGGCGCTCCCAGACTGCCGGCGTCCTGGTGTCGCGCAATCTTTGGCGTCTGTTCGACCGGATCGACGTCCTACTTGCACCGATGCTCGCCTCCCCACCGCCGCCGATCGGATCGTCCCCGTTCGACCATCGCGATACCGACCTTCATCTCAACCGCATGGTATCGCTGGCTCCTCTCGCAACGCTGGCCAACATCTCCGGTTTTCCGGCGCTGACGCTGCCGTTCGGCGCCGATGCCGACGGTCTGCCGCTCCCGGTGCAGATGTTTGCCCCACTCGGCGCCGATCGTCAGCTTCTGACGCTCGGCGCGACGCTGGAAGCGGACGGCCGCTGGCAACATGCCTTCCCAGTCGCTGGATTGCCCTCATGA